Within the Channa argus isolate prfri chromosome 12, Channa argus male v1.0, whole genome shotgun sequence genome, the region TGAACTTTATGGATGATCAGATGGTTTTGTAATCCTGGAGAGTCCTGCTCTTCCTGTAATGGAGGGACAAACTGTGAGTCTGCGCTGCCGAAACAAGACGACTTTCTCCCAGCTCCCAGCCATTTTTTATAAAGACGGACTCTTCATCAAGAACAGCTCTGCAGGAAACATGACAATCAACAGTGTttccaagtctgatgaaggatATTACAAGTGCAGTAACTCTACAACTGGAGAGTCACCAGAGAGCTGGTTGACTGTCAGAGGTGAGTGCTTTCACAACttgctgtgttttaatttcaatattCATAACTAGACAAAAGTTTAGGGTCATAAGACGTTTGAAAAGTTGACTACATAATACAAATACACTCAAACGGAAGGAATAACCTGCATTTACCATTTTGTGGAACAATGTAATTTGTCTTGAATGCAGTCCCAGAAAAGTTCACCTCATCAAAATTTTCCGGTGAAATCGTTGAAATCTTACGGATTATCTTCACTACTTTATGTTTGGCTGTGATGGTGTTGGTGGTGGGGCTAGTGCAGTGTTGGAAAAACAAAGGTACAAACTATACAATATATTGGAGTAACAGAAAGTATGTTGCAGTTAAAGTTCATGCTCATTTTTTGGGGGGCATCTACAcaagcatctttttttaaagactaaGTTTATTGTAAATTTCTGGAAAGAAATCTGAtgctaattttcttttttacgtTTTTGGACTTTCCTGTCTCCTGTctagtttttgcttttcttttgagACGCCAACACCAGGAGCAGACCTAGGTGAgtatcaaataattaaaaaacagaaaacatttagattGTGTATTTCTTTCAATACTTTGACTTAGACTACCTCCAACAGCATAAACTacataacacaaaatattaGTGTTGTAGTGTTTCAAAAAGATTCTGATTCAAGATAATACTACTGCTTATTAtaagtgtgattttaaaaatgcattaatttctATTGGAATATCAAGACTAAATGCACATTGAAGTAAGTTTTAAAATCACTTGTGAAAGCCAATGTGTTTACTGAGGACTGACATTTTTGATCGGCAAATTTAAATATAGGTGTTatatctgtgtatgtttcttttaCCCAACATGTGCCTTGACGGAAATAAATAGCTGTATTAATCTCTTAACCTTGACCTGTATGTGTCTTCTAGGTTTCTGACAGGAAAAACACTCGACtgaagagtgaaagagagactgtgtgcaagataaataaagaaatgcaaacCTCATTTATGCAGCCTCAGCTAGTTTTAGCTTTTTAAGTGAACGTACCTGgttttcagctttttgtctCATCAATATGCAGCAttctgtttttagattttaagtATCACTATCTCAGTGCTTTAGTAAAACCTTTTTCCCAGTACATCCAGCAGCTTCTCACTGCATTTACTGCTTATGCCAAATGATTCAGCTGTAACTTATAATCATTCATTCCATATAAATTTCTTGTTAAAGTTGAACTGTCTCTGTAGTTGGTGTCTTTATTCAGCCAAAGGTGGGAAGTGTATGTTTACTGTAAGGACTGTATTTTAAGATATTAAGAAatttagtttctgtttgttgCATGTACAGCATCTGCTTTTCAGCAGCTCAGTGTAaattcatacagtatgtacagacATCTACTATAAACCTGATATTTAACTATTCTGTCTTACCAAGAATGTTGAATCTGTTCTTGTTGCTCACTGCTTGAGGTAAAAGCAGCTACGCTGCTCAGAAAGTTGGTAAGTTGAGACTTATTTACTATCTGCAAACGCaaattatttgttcttttccacCATGTTTGTACATGTATATTTTCAGGTTAACCTTTAGGTTTTCTTGCACTTTGCATGTGAGAAATGTTGCATTTACTGTTCTcagattttaattttcttttagtaTTATGCCGGGTTTAGCCTGCATGATTACTAGCTCAAGCATTATAACTAGATACAATCTCATATTATTTCTCTTAGTCAGGATTCCAATTTTTTGCTGCTAAcgattttaaatattatgtgttATTTCAAATGGAAATGATTCACAATGTGTGATAatggtttcctttttttccctttgcaaCATCTATTCTTAAAGCATGGATCTATAATTTAAGAAGAtgtctcttgtttttcttttttctgtcacagGTGAAGTTTTTCTTCGCATTGATCCAAACAAACTGCAGTTCTTTGAATATGAATCTATATCATTACGCTGTGCAGGGTCTCATGGCCCAACTGAATGGAGAGTTCTGAAAAAGCTTCCCTCACAGTCTACCTAGTGGGAAACATCAGCAGGATCCTTAAACATCACACCTGCCGTTGTATCACACAGTGGACAgtatttttgtgaaaatgaagagggagaaagaagcaACAGCGTCAACATCACCATCACTGGTACAGTTTGTTAATAACTATTAAAACAGTTGCTCACAAATTGCAGGATCAATGGTTCAATTACCGTTACTTCACCTACATGTCAATGTAGTTGTCCTTAGTTCCTAAAgtcatctgctaaatgacttgTGTTATTTGTCATAATGGTAAAATCATCTGAGAGCTTCAGTGATAACTTTAAAAACTGCAGCTAAGAATTAATAATCCTTCTCTGACATTGTGGCTTTCTGCAAACATTCCACCTATGTGAGTATAATATTATTGAAAATTATTTCTGTGAAATTCTTTCTTTATGGACATAGTATATTGCTAGATTTCTACTTCTTCTACAGGACAagttttatatctttatttaaGTTAAGATTTTTTTGTCCTTGATCTTCAGCTGGTGATGTAATTCTGGCTGACTGTCACAGGTGAGACATATGAGTGTTTCTGACAAATAAATCATAGTATTTGCTGATCAATGAAGGAAAAGttcaattttttattgttacaaTTCCAATATTTGTAACAAGACTTAAAATTTTAGGGTCATCAAAAGGTTGCGACATTGATTatataatacaaacatttatggaacaatttttttttttcttgaatgtgGTGTCAGAAAAGCTCATCTCATCACAACCTTGGTCTGAGATTATAAAATTACATGCATCAAAAACTTAATTGGCATTGAAATAATTACACTTCACTCTCTGGAGTCCTTTAAATATCACTTATCaaactattttattgtttaaaaaataaaaataaagtacaacaaTACTGTAAAAGCAAACTGTTTGAATTCACAGTATGTGTTTtaacatcaaagaaaaaaattaacaaattaacagcAGATTACACTTCTCCTCCTCAAGTAACAACATCTGAAAATGGACAACAGACTCCTACTAGTGTCACAGTATTGAGCATGTTCTAAAAAATCCAAGAATTGGTGTCATTAAAAGAACCAGCAAGAGCAACAGTCCCCCAAGTGGTTAAGGCTGAACTACTTCTCTTTCATTTGTAAGGTCTCCTGACCAGCTTGTCTAGTCTCTTGGTGTCCTTGTCCCTGTAGCTGTCTTCTCAGAAGACCACAGGAAAGAAGAGAACGCTGGCCATCACAGACATAAAACATCTACAGCAGTTTcttccagatgttgaaggacctgGGCCTCCTAAGGAAATAGAGATGGCTCTGCCATGGTGTTTACACCATTGCCCTTGTAGTGAAAATCAAATATATCATATGGGGAATTTCCACTGTCTCCACTTCTTACGTGTCTCTGTTTCAGTCACGGAGCTCTGTGACTGTGTTAGCCACAGTGTCTCTAAGTAAGTCTACATCTCACTTACTCCCTCATGCTGCTATTGAGGCTGTAGGTCAAAGAACACTGTAGATACTGACATGTTGATTATATTGCTATATTGGAAAGCTGATGACactaaagacaggaagtaggctgaggggctacaaaataaaagctggagagaggaagtgaagctggggaAAACAGGGAACAGAAAGGTGACACAGTGTCAATGCAGTGaaacctttcagtgttttgttccttcattgcattaaattaaagttCTTAACACACAGAGGGAAAATTGAACTTAtacacactgctgctgcaggtctgaCAGTTGTACGAAGACAAAAAATTTACTTATTgctattagtattattattataatatagaCAAACTGAACAGATTATCTTGTATCATTACTTCATTGTCTCAGTAATGTACAGTTAATGACCTGCCACTTCATGAGTTTGTGTGAGGTCAACCTGATGCTTAACAAGACATTAACCacagagagttttttttaaggGCTGCAGCAGCTCCGTTCTCGATAACAGCGTCTTCAGACGTGGGATCAGACCGAGCAGATAAAACAGGGTGGTTTAACTGTCACTCTGTAACAAACCACAACACTTTTAATACTCTGATGTGCTGGTGAAAACTAATGCTGGTTTTGGACCTGATACAACTTGGTGTTAGTTTATTTCAGAATGCTTTCAACAGCCattctatttaaaacaaaacagaaaaatacacaatgcTGATGCTTGATAAgctaaaagagaaagaaataactttgttaattaaaataaaaagatgtgaaCTGGGTACGTTCACttataaaactacaaataacTGTGGCTGTCTAAAGAATTATTTGCATTTCTTCATCTTGCACACAGTCTTTTATTCTTCTGCCAGGTGTTTTTTCCTGTTAGCAACCTAGAAGGCAGAAATaaacatattaacatatttaatagaaatattttaaatgcttaactgtaTATAATTGTGATTATTACAAGTGGTTTTAAAAGTTATGAAACTTTGGGAAATGCTCTACTCTACTGTCTGCACCTCAATACCCAAACAATGACAGTACCTGTCTCCGTCCTCTGCATGATAACAGCATAGGTCGATCTGTTTGGATCTGATATGTTTGGCTCTCTAGAAACTGAGAAGGGaaatattaacttttaaaaaaagactgcatGTACATTTTGACACAGCTGTTCAGTATTAGATATTAATatagataaaaaacaaatctgttttataTCAAAGTTGGGTAAACTATTACAAACTCATCTAAAACATTGAGGGTAGTGCAGTGAGGTTAATTAAATGTTGCAGCAGTTCTGTTATCATATAAAGTCTTTTcaaacatggaaacacaatgtaaagattaaaaatgGTGGTTTATCAGTATGACTGTAAGAAACATTCTTAAAAATAGACACAGATGCTGCAAGTTACATGAAGCTTTCACATGAAGgtatttcatttagtttcaaTAGGCTATTGGATTTTAATAAACGATGCAGACAAATGCaatatgtttgtttcacttttagtAAATGATTGATTATATAACTAAAAACATACCTCTGTCCTTCTTCTTTACAATGACAGCAGCATACGTTACATTCTTTGAATCTGCTACATTTTCCTGACATCCTGAAATATGAACATAAAGAATACAGTAGCCTCTATGTGAAATTTAGTAAAAACTTTCCACTTTTTGTCAGTGCTGATTGCAGCTAGTTGATTACAGTAAGGTCATAACTAGCTTTTAATTATGTAATATATCCATAAATGATTTTAATAGAATTATCTCCACTGGTTTGTGTCTGgtagtttcacattttacaagttcaaatttaaaaagacaatattgatttttaatgttttttaaaggtaCCACATTAGTACTGCATTATCACTTAGAGGTAACCAGTGATGCTAATGtggatttaaataaacatgtcacCTGGTTCAATTGAACAACCtacctcttttcctcttttgttttgtgacatTAGCGTTTATTGCTGCTTGCCGAACAGATGCACCGACATGTTCATAGactgaaacatacaaaaaattgttaaaaaattatCATTTACTCCTGCTTTATTTAATCATACGTCCTAAAAGAAGCAGCATTATTGTAAAATCTATGTacttatattttacatattgtagTAACATTCTTATActactaaactgcaaatgtgtgaCGTTTTTGTAGCAAATGTAATGACGTCATCAttgtgcaaaatataaaaatatggaatttacttttgaatgaatgaaactgtaCTTTCATTAAGTTCAAAGGGAGCTGCCTGGATGTGGTTGGGGAGGGTGGTAAGaggcaagaaaaccacttagagaaagattgtggatgtgtttaaaagtaataaCATGTTTGGTGTAAAATGATGTTACACCAGCCGGTAACTACATAATCACAACCATAATATACTTTAATCACACAAACTAGactttatggtaaatggtaaatagtgtCTTATATAGCGCTTCTATCCAAAGCgatttacaatgttgattcccattcaaacacacacacactcacacaccgatggtgttggctgccatgcaaagtgctcacctgacccaccgggatcAACttggggtacagtgtcttgtccaaggacactttgacatggaGCCAGGAGcgaggattgaaccactgaccttgtggtccatGGTCCATGCTACACGATCTGATATTTTGGTGATACGTTGTCTAGTAACATTTTAGTGATGTGTTTCGTAACAATGACAACTCATGATTTATGTTGATACAGTAAACAGGATACAGGATATGTAAAAATATCCTCATTTTGCTCACAGGAAACATGACATGTTAAAATTACtttgctttgaaaaacaaaattgggtttgcagtttagttgtataggaacgtTATTTTTAGCAGAAAGGGTTAAGTAATGAAGGTGGtctaaaatacaataaaatgctgACTAACATCCTTTCTTACCTAAATAGATGTTATGATGGACGAAATATATAATGCTTTAATGTCGTTAATTATTTGATACTCACCTGCTTCTGATCCTGGTGTTGGTGAAGAAAAGCATGAAACTACATGGAAGAAAGCAAAAATTTAAGTAAAACGGAGAATTTGAATTGTATTTTTGCCTTAAAACtagaaaagtacaaaacaaaatgaaaatgaactttGAGTGTAGTTTAAGATGTACTTTCTACTCAACTGAAgtaatgtattttctgtacCTCTGTGTTTCCGACACTGCAGTATTCCCACCACCAACAGCAGTAcagccaaacaaaacactgtgaaGATAATCGATAACAGGACGGAGAACTGATTGGAGCCGGGGTGAGGACTAGTTGGTGTCTCTTGGCCATTTTCGGATGTTGTTACTTGAGGAGCAGAAGTGTAATCtgctgtaaattatttttaataaagatagTACACAAAGATAATAGTAGAAATATGAGTGAGGAAAAAATCCAGAAAGAAGATGATAATAAAGACCTGTTAAACAGAATAACTCCTTTCTTCATTGTTCCTGAAGAGCAGATGGAACATTTTTGGTGATAAAGTAAAATCTATTTATggatatatattttgtttgctcATTTTTATGTAAGTTTTTTCTTcgattttaaaacacattgtaaaTATAAACACCGTAAATTCAAGCAGTttgattttacagtatttttgtactttattttttcttaaacaatAAGATAGTTTGATAGTAAATTTGGTTCTAACATTAAAGGACTCCAGACAGTGAAGTGTAATTATTTCAATGCCAATTAGGTTTTTAATGCACGAAATTTTATAATTTCAGACCAAGGTTGCGATGAGATGAGCTTTTGATGAGCAATGAGCAACCTTTTGATGACCCTAAAATTTAAAGTCTTGTTACAAATATTGGAATTGTAACAATAAAAATTTGATATTTTCCTTCATTGATCAGCAAATACTATGATTTATTTGTCAGAAACACTCATATGTCTCACCTGTGACAGTCAGCTGGGCTTCTTGTGACTCTTCATGAGATACAGAGATACGACACTTGTAGGATCCTTCATCAGATGTAGAAACCTTGTCAATAATCACTTCGCCTAAATATCCAGTATTAAATAAGATGCCATCTTTGTAGAAATCACTTGGCAGGTTGGGGAAAGATCTTTTTCTACAGCGAAGAACCACATTGTCTCCCTCCTTCACAGGAGGAGCAGGACTCTCTAGAATCATATCACCAGCTGAAGATCAAGGACAACgaaatttttacttaaatacagATACAAAACTTGTCCtgtaaaaaaagtataaatctAGCAATATACTATGTCCGTCAAGATAGAACAAACTGTACCAGTGATGgtgatgttgatgctgttgcttctttctccctctttattttcacaaaagtACTGTCCACTGTGTGATACAAGGGCAGGTGTGATGTTTAAGAATCCTGCTGATGTTTCCCACTGAGTAAGCTGTGAGGGAAGCTTATTCAGAACTCTCCATTCAGTTGGGCCATGAGACCCTGCACAACGTAATGATATGGATTCATAATCAAAGAACTGCAGTTTGTTTGGATCAATACGCAGAAAAACTTCACCTGTgaccaagaaaagaaaaattagagACATCTTCCTAAATTATAAATCAACTCTTCAAGAAAATATGCTGCAAAGATAAAAAGAGGCCAATATGACACATcatgtgtttaaaataacacataatatttaaaatcgATTGCAGCAAAAAATTGGATTTCTGCctaaaagaaataatacaaGATTGTATAGTGATTAAGACATCTAGTTATTATGTTTGGGCTAGTAATCATGCAGGCTGAACCCGGCATAAGACTAAAAGTAAATCAAAATCTGAGAACAGTAAATGCAAAATTCCGCACATGCAAAGTGCAAGAAAACCTAAAGGTTAATCTGTACAAACATGgtggaaaagaacaaataatttgtgtttgcaggtaGTAAATAGATTTAAACTTACCAGCTTTCTGAGCAGAGTAGCTGCTTTTACCTCGAGCAGtgagcaacaacaacagattCAACACTAGGGGAAAGACAGAACAGTTAAATATCAGGTTTATAGTAGATgtctgtacatactgtatgaattTACACTGAACTGCTGAAAAGCAGATGCTGTACATAcaacaaacagaaactaaatTTGTTATTATCTTAAAATACAGTCCTTACAGCAAACATACACTTCTGTTGGGTGCTATCAAGGATTCGGATATattataatgttaaatattaattctCATATTACCAATGTAAACACATAGTGTATCAGAAGAGTCTAAGTTTAAAGTCAGTTAACTCCAGATAGTACTCACACAATATGAAGCAGAGCGATGTCACCTCCATGTTGTCTCTCTGCAAACTGAGCAGGTGACTGAGTAGAAGTAAAATAAGTGGTTGTTGAaggacttccttttttttcagcagGATACAGGCCACTGCAGTTTATAGCaatataaccttttttttaGATTCAGTTGCTCTGGGGGAAATTGTTCCTGTTTTATTACATTAGTAAAATCACAACCCCAACCTAATTCCACTGAGGtcaatttttctttatttctcctAATCACAGGGTGCATGAAACTGACTCTGTGACTTCCTGGGCAAGAAATGAACACTGATCCACTGTGGCCAATAGAATGTGAGCTTCACTAACATAATTGACTTTATAATTCCAAAATTTACCAATCTACCAAACgcactcccaatattaaaaaaaaaatgctgaaaacagaactattCCCATGCACTTAAAGctatattaaaattttaaaaataaataaaaaacttcctttctcttctttcttgcacttgcatctcgtgaaatgtgaactcTCTGATAGGACTTGATGTTACCATTTACATTATGTTCATTAAATATGCATCTGACAcattgaaatacatttacatttacatttagtcatttagcagacgcttttatccaaagcgacttaaaagTGGGGTACAATGCAACAAATATATCAGCAGAAACAATCTTTGGCTGAATAAAGACACCAACTACAGAGACAGTTCAACTTTAACAAGTTTATATGGAATGAATGATTATAAGTTACAGCTTAAACATTTGTCATAAGCAGTAAATGCAGTGGTCAGTTCTGACAAACAATGAGAAACTGCTGGATGTACTGGGAAAAAGGTTTTACTAAAGCACTGAGATAGTTATacttaaaatctaaaaacagaaTGCTGCATATTGATGagacaaaaagctgaaaacCTGAGAGCCTGCACACCATAATGATGTGGATTTATATTCAAAGAACTGTAGTCTGTTTGGATCAATACGCAGAAAAATTTCACCtgtgacaaagaaaagaaaatttgacACTTTTTCCCAAATTAAAGATTGATTCTTTAAGAATGTGTTGCATACTGAACGTGCAGCTCTTCCTTAGCTGTGGCTAGATGCTGAATGTGTGCCAACACAAAAAGGTAAGAGAATTTACTGTTTAGCTAGTGCTGTGAAGAAAGCTTTCACATCTGGAGCTGATAAGGACACATTATGTGTCAAGTGTATTTGAAACAccacataacatttaaaatagattGCAGAACCCTGAATCAAATTGAAATCACATCATGTCAAACTATTATGTATCACCAAAAATTTGGATTCCTAACTAAGAGAATTAAAACTAGATTGTATTGTTATTAACAACTGTAGCCATTAGAACTTGGGCTAGTTGTCATAAAGTATGCATTAAACTGTCTCTCTTTGACTTCCTGGGCAAGAAATAAACAACGAGCTGGACTGCGACAGGTTCCTTACTTCTCTGTGCTGATAACAGTGGAACACTTGGAGACCTATTCAGAATATTTGTTACACTTCaaaaatacatgtgtgtatgtgtaggcTTCAACTGGATAGGGAGGTCCCAATCAGGTTTTGTCCATGAtccaaatacttttttattaatagCAGTATATAAAGACATCTCATCTATCCATCCAAGAACAGAACTCGTCCTGTCCTGTCATTTAGCTATagcaaatgtacattaaatatgtgTCTGACACATTGAGATACCCGCTCCATCTTACTTAATCTGACACACTATTTTTCAGCACCTACTTAATCCAAATACTCAAAGTCCAGAAAGtgtattacatttataaaaataacaagCTAATGAAAACATTAACTGGGACAATGTGGCTTTTGAAATTGAAATGACTGGATTCTACAGTAAAAATGCATCATTCTACTGGACTATATTAATACTCAGTCCCACTGCAGTGGTTCTACAGAGATACACAATAAAGCATCATCTCACACAAATAATCTTTGGCTGAGTAGAGACACCATCTACAGAGAGAGTTCAGCTTTACCAACACGTTTTTATGGAATGAATGATTATTAGACACAGCTGAAACCAAAAGCAGCCAACAACTTTTGTCATTATAACC harbors:
- the LOC137137568 gene encoding low affinity immunoglobulin gamma Fc region receptor II-a-like isoform X1, which translates into the protein MEATALVFTLPVSVMILLCAHPHNVAAAFLEVIPKRLQFFKYETVMFYYEGVFNCQVVKEHKGTIPCSPTSTGSSCTIGNIYPEDSGEWWCDAGGGRRSNSVNITVTDGFVILESPALPVMEGQTVSLRCRNKTTFSQLPAIFYKDGLFIKNSSAGNMTINSVSKSDEGYYKCSNSTTGESPESWLTVRVPEKFTSSKFSGEIVEILRIIFTTLCLAVMVLVVGLVQCWKNKVFAFLLRRQHQEQT